TAATCTTCTGCGCCCTTAGTGCATCCCTTCTATGGATCACATAGACCTTCCTTACAATATTTGCCAGTGACAGCGCCTCTTCAATGGCTGCATCTCCCCCGCCGATAACTGCTACATCGAGGTTCCTGAAGAAGGCGCCATCGCAAGTTGCACAATACGAGATACCCCTGCCAAGAAACTCATTTTCACCGGGTATACCCATCTTTGCCGGTTCTGTCCCTGTTGCCAGGACTATCCCCGCAGATATGTATATCCCTTCGGATGTTCTGGTTGCAAATCTCCCCTTTTCTACGAAAACGTCTTCCACCCCGGAAAATTCCTGTATCAAAAGCCCGCACTGCCTGGCGTGCTCTGTAAACCGATTCATCAGATCCCTGCCCGATATGCCTTCAGGAAAACCTGGATAATTCTCGATATGTCCCGCATTCATCGGCGTTCCGCCCGGTACCATTTTTTCAAGAAGCAATGTATCAATCCCTGCACGCATGAGATATATGCCTGCGGTAAGACCTGCCGGCCCGCCGCCGATAATAATTGCTTCATGGAATTCAGACACATTTACCTCCATATTCTTTTTCTTTTACTGTTGTTATGCTATCAGATAGGTTTTTACTGTGTCAATGACAAAAGGCGCTATCTGATGTGTACCCGGCAATATGACAGGTGAAAATGATCTTCTTTTCTTTAATATGATACAGATATAATGTTTTGCAATTTATTATTGACAACATCGGTGTTATTATCATATAGAAAAGCACAAGGCGGTGTAGCTCAGATGGTTAGAGCATGCGGCTCATATCCGCAGTGTCCGGGGTTCAATTCCCTGCACCGCCATTTTATAAGTTTTCTTAATCATTTTAAGGAGATAATAATTCCGTCATGCAAATTACCAGAATTCAAAACCGGAAACAAACTGAAAGAGACATTGAAATAACAATCGTGAAGGAAGAGAGATTTGTTATGGCGCTTTTTCTCATGTTATTTCTTACTATTACAATAATTTTTCCAAATGTATCGCATGGGGCTGAG
This portion of the Pseudomonadota bacterium genome encodes:
- the trxB gene encoding thioredoxin-disulfide reductase; the protein is MSEFHEAIIIGGGPAGLTAGIYLMRAGIDTLLLEKMVPGGTPMNAGHIENYPGFPEGISGRDLMNRFTEHARQCGLLIQEFSGVEDVFVEKGRFATRTSEGIYISAGIVLATGTEPAKMGIPGENEFLGRGISYCATCDGAFFRNLDVAVIGGGDAAIEEALSLANIVRKVYVIHRRDALRAQKIIQDRAFRNSKMEFLWNKRPLEIKGKEQVEHIVIEDIKTGEHSEVKVDGVFVYVGARPNTAFLKDLVDRDDSGFVLTDEALSAKTKGIFIAGDARKKTLRQISTAVGDGALAAVNLERYILEKR